A stretch of the Plodia interpunctella isolate USDA-ARS_2022_Savannah chromosome Z, ilPloInte3.2, whole genome shotgun sequence genome encodes the following:
- the LOC128683398 gene encoding acyl-coenzyme A thioesterase 13-like yields MASKGAVVADLFRKAIATTKCFDQNLRKLKLVACGDGRMVTEFQVGPEHLNQRGTLHGAFIAHLVDAISTYALTTNEKVDTRGVSIDLSVSFLTAAREGDNIEVEAVTKKTGKKIAFLEVQVRNKDKNQILAIGRHTKYIGV; encoded by the exons atGGCATCCAAGGGAGCAGTAGTAGCAGATCTATTTAGAAAAGCGATTGCTACCACAAAATGCTTTGATCAGAATCTTCGTAAG CTAAAATTGGTGGCTTGTGGAGATGGACGTATGGTGACAGAATTCCAAGTGGGACCTGAACATCTTAACCAGAGAGGCACACTGCATGGTGCTTTTATAGCTCATCTTGTTGATGCTATTTCGACTTATGCATTAAcaacaaatgaaaaagttgATACACGAGGAGTTTCTATTGATCTCAGTGTAAG CTTCCTTACTGCAGCTAGAGAAGGTGATAATATAGAAGTAGAAGCTGTCACAAAGAAAACAGGCAAGAAGATAGCTTTCTTAGAAGTACAAGTGAGGAACAAggacaaaaatcaaattttagcTATAGGTAGGCatactaaatatataggaGTGTAG